The Sesamum indicum cultivar Zhongzhi No. 13 linkage group LG2, S_indicum_v1.0, whole genome shotgun sequence genome contains a region encoding:
- the LOC105156208 gene encoding probable peroxygenase 4, with translation MAGDSNSVSISGSTKPQGTENHDHDHDQTNVLQKHVMFFDRNNDGIIYPSETFEGFRAIGCGVLLSSVAAVFINMGLSRKTRPGKPFSLHFPIEVKNIQMAKHGSDSGVYDKEGRFLPTKFEEIFIKYARTYPNALTSDELKAFMKSNREPKDYGGWLAGYTEWKILYSLCKDDNGLLHKEIVRAAYDGSLFEKMAKEKASKKQKMTSDV, from the exons ATGGCTGGAGATTCGAATTCCGTTTCAATCAGTGGGAGCACTAAACCCCAAG GGACGGAGAatcatgatcatgatcatgatCAGACCAACGTTCTGCAGAAGCATGTCATGTTCTTCGATCGAAATAATGATGGCATCATTTATCCTTCCGAAACTTTTGAag GTTTTCGGGCAATTGGATGTGGGGTTTTGTTGTCGTCTGTGGCCGCTGTCTTCATTAACATGGGTCTAAGTCGGAAAACAAGACCG GGTAAACCCTTTTCTCTACACTTCCCCATTGAGGTGAAAAACATCCAAATGGCGAAGCACGGCAGTGATTCTGGTGTCTATGACAAAGAAGgaag GTTCCTTCCAACAAAATTTGAGGAGATCTTTATAAAGTATGCACGCACGTATCCGAATGCCTTGACATCAGACGAGCTAAAAGCTTTCATGAAATCCAACAGGGAGCCAAAGGACTATGGAGGATG GTTGGCTGGCTACACAGAGTGGAAGATCCTGTACAGCCTCTGCAAGGATGATAATGGTTTGCTGCACAAGGAAATAGTAAGAGCCGCTTACGATGGAAGCCTGTTTGAGAAAATGGCGAAGGAGAAAGCATCAAAGAAGCAAAA aATGACttctgatgtttga
- the LOC105156209 gene encoding uncharacterized protein LOC105156209, with the protein MAPPPPSNSLTFSHNHEKHHSNHDDHYHLERLLESARPFLRGELEAVDENLPRLVSVLRAAGGGAGPHKHGSFLDHLLGVYRILKMWKAPDAVCLCGLFHSAYSNSYVNLAIFPPSSAGRDTVCAYVGPAAERLVHLFCIVPRQPLIHDFLLFQYTDAELIEHLRSSEISVNKIREGEQEEEEGWRVKLQSICPAEGIKVKHIKTGEDVLVSRRLVAVFLLMTMADFSDQLFSFQDVLFENSNGRLEFSGNATLTSLWPGDGKPGLWMNSISRMAAIYTLIVREEEIFRSIEMKNGRVLPADRDEDLELVIPPVLEGCTKVLDSKDQIVARDLYWEAVCNTAEMGLERAEEMLLRSVEKNPFVGEAHVVLGQIYLGKGSFEAAEKAAERGLRLMLEWGSPWDKRMSWQGWIAWARVLLMKAKERSWPQNSWGILNLGLVR; encoded by the coding sequence ATGGCGCCTCCGCCCCCTTCGAATTCTCTAACATTCTCTCATAATCACGAGAAGCACCACTCAAATCATGATGATCATTATCACCTGGAAAGACTACTGGAATCAGCCCGTCCCTTCCTGCGCGGCGAGCTCGAAGCGGTTGATGAGAACTTGCCACGCCTTGTATCGGTGCTGCGAGcggcgggggggggggcggGGCCGCACAAGCACGGTAGCTTCCTCGACCACCTCCTCGGTGTCTACCGCATACTCAAAATGTGGAAGGCACCCGACGCAGTCTGCCTCTGCGGGCTCTTCCACTCTGCCTACTCCAATTCCTACGTCAATCTCGCCATATTCCCACCTTCTTCCGCCGGCCGCGACACTGTTTGCGCCTACGTCGGGCCTGCCGCAGAGCGGTTGGTTCACCTCTTCTGCATTGTTCCCCGGCAGCCCCTCATTCATGACTTTCTCCTCTTTCAGTACACAGATGCAGAGCTCATCGAGCACCTCCGTTCATCCGAGATTAGTGTTAATAAGATTAGAGAAGGAGAacaggaagaagaagagggcTGGAGGGTGAAACTCCAGTCAATTTGTCCCGCAGAAGGGATAAAAGTGAAGCACATCAAGACCGGCGAAGATGTGCTGGTTTCAAGGAGGCTTGTCGCCGTTTTTCTTCTCATGACAATGGCGGATTTCAGTGATCAGCTCTTCAGCTTTCAGGATGTCTTGTTCGAGAACTCCAACGGGCGGCTCGAGTTTTCCGGGAATGCTACTCTGACATCTCTGTGGCCTGGAGATGGCAAGCCGGGGCTTTGGATGAACTCCATATCAAGAATGGCTGCAATATACACTTTGATAGTCAGAGAAGAAGAGATATTCAGATCAATAGAAATGAAGAATGGTAGGGTGCTGCCAGCAGATAGAGATGAAGACTTGGAGCTGGTAATTCCGCCAGTCCTGGAGGGCTGCACCAAAGTCCTTGATTCTAAGGATCAGATTGTGGCAAGGGATTTGTACTGGGAAGCCGTCTGCAACACGGCGGAGATGGGATTGGAGAGGGCGGAGGAGATGTTGCTGAGGAGTGTGGAGAAGAACCCATTCGTTGGGGAGGCTCATGTGGTGTTGGGTCAGATTTATTTGGGGAAAGGGAGCTTTGAAGCGGCGGAGAAGGCGGCAGAAAGAGGGCTGAGATTGATGCTGGAGTGGGGGAGCCCATGGGATAAGAGGATGTCATGGCAGGGTTGGATTGCTTGGGCTAGGGTGTTGCTGATGAAGGCCAAGGAGAGGTCTTGGCCGCAGAATTCGTGGGGTATTCTCAACTTGGGACTCGTTAGATAA